The following proteins come from a genomic window of Symbiobacterium terraclitae:
- a CDS encoding DUF1992 domain-containing protein, translating to MAIRIVLIVAWLLVGLLVTPALTRLPEYLFDAASGGLQAWCWFDIFGKGGAGYRSRRVARGFACGGGCAQGERPLPFRPVPAGTGARTANPILQKGGGGAVAEENDHKPQKFTQAWLEEIIQEAMRKGEFDNLPGKGKPLDLEKDEPDPYAAGEGSWIVNRILRENKVAPLWIELEKAIREDREWLATHPKDHPERQERIRELNEKIMLYNLNKPRGILDKLRYRD from the coding sequence ATGGCCATTCGCATCGTGCTCATCGTGGCCTGGCTGTTGGTCGGGCTTCTCGTCACGCCCGCGCTCACGCGGTTGCCGGAGTACCTGTTCGATGCCGCATCCGGCGGCCTCCAGGCCTGGTGCTGGTTCGACATCTTCGGGAAGGGTGGGGCCGGCTACCGCAGTCGGCGGGTCGCCAGGGGTTTCGCGTGTGGAGGTGGGTGTGCACAGGGTGAGCGCCCGCTGCCCTTCCGCCCCGTTCCTGCAGGCACAGGCGCCCGGACGGCGAATCCTATCCTGCAGAAGGGGGGCGGAGGGGCCGTGGCTGAGGAGAATGACCACAAGCCGCAGAAGTTCACCCAGGCGTGGCTCGAGGAGATCATCCAGGAGGCCATGCGCAAGGGCGAGTTCGACAACCTGCCCGGCAAGGGGAAGCCGCTGGACCTGGAGAAGGATGAGCCCGACCCTTACGCCGCGGGTGAGGGCTCGTGGATCGTCAACCGGATCCTGCGGGAGAACAAGGTGGCGCCGCTCTGGATCGAGCTGGAGAAGGCCATCCGGGAGGACCGGGAGTGGCTGGCGACGCACCCCAAGGACCACCCCGAGCGGCAGGAGCGGATCCGGGAGCTGAACGAGAAGATCATGCTCTACAACCTGAACAAGCCAAGGGGAATCCTGGACAAGCTGCGCTACCGCGACTGA
- a CDS encoding aldehyde ferredoxin oxidoreductase family protein, which translates to MPTRFKGYMGRMLRIDLTTRQVSEYPITDEQRELYLGGKVMAARILADLITGPVDPFGPENVVVVTTGPLTGTGAPMTSRFNVSTISPLTGLLTSSNCGGSFGLHLKKAGCDGLVITGRAESPVWVEITEGGVRFRDAAQLWGLTTGATQAALPPRTGKLVIGPAGENRVRYASLASDERMAARAGVGAVFGAKNLKALVAHGRLAVPVADPERVKALHRGWTQDLRSHPITGNQLPRLGTAGLLSMMQAHRMLATRNFSRGRFDQFDAVSGETLAEEHLVHNGGCTGCPVHCGREVYLPDDQPETGDERSAYALTAATEPAEGAPATAETPPSDGRAEAGQKRRKVKGPELETLVLLGPNLENADLNEIIRWNYQLDELGMDSISTGGTIAFAMELNEKGLWENGLRFGEVKNLPQLFDDIAHRRGIGDLLAEGSRRLAQRFGGMGFAMQVKGLELPAYEPRAAVGQGLGYAVSNRGGCHLNAGYLAVLEGLGLEMDPHTPRAKAALTILMQDLMEAISAAGNCLFSSYNVFPAALLNRPNGWLTRAVNRVLPWLGGPVALLHRMRWLPVHLPGLPVTRSLAAVTGMRMDLGRLKAIGERGYNLERLVNTRLGVTAADDDLPERLKSVEQVPGDPRTRVPLEPMKRQYYRLRGWTPDGVPTPALLRRLRIQ; encoded by the coding sequence GTGCCCACGCGCTTCAAGGGTTACATGGGGCGGATGCTGCGGATCGACCTCACCACCCGCCAGGTCAGCGAGTATCCCATCACGGACGAACAGCGGGAGCTGTACCTGGGCGGCAAGGTGATGGCGGCGCGCATCCTGGCCGACCTCATCACGGGACCCGTCGACCCCTTCGGGCCCGAGAACGTCGTCGTGGTCACCACCGGGCCCCTCACCGGGACCGGAGCGCCCATGACCAGCCGCTTCAACGTCTCCACCATCTCCCCGCTCACCGGCCTGCTCACCTCCTCCAACTGCGGCGGCTCCTTCGGGCTGCACCTGAAGAAGGCCGGCTGCGACGGCCTGGTGATCACGGGCCGGGCAGAGAGCCCGGTCTGGGTTGAGATCACCGAGGGCGGCGTCCGCTTCCGCGACGCCGCCCAACTGTGGGGCCTGACCACCGGCGCGACCCAGGCGGCGCTGCCGCCCCGCACGGGCAAGCTGGTCATCGGCCCCGCCGGCGAAAACCGGGTCCGCTACGCCAGCCTCGCCAGCGACGAGCGGATGGCCGCCCGGGCGGGCGTCGGCGCGGTCTTCGGCGCCAAGAACCTGAAGGCGCTGGTGGCCCACGGCCGCCTGGCCGTGCCCGTCGCCGACCCCGAGCGGGTGAAGGCGCTGCACAGGGGCTGGACGCAGGACCTGCGCTCCCACCCCATCACCGGCAACCAGCTTCCCCGGCTGGGCACGGCCGGTCTGCTGAGCATGATGCAGGCCCACCGGATGCTGGCCACGCGCAACTTCAGCCGGGGGCGCTTCGACCAGTTCGACGCCGTCTCCGGCGAGACGCTGGCCGAGGAGCACCTGGTTCACAACGGCGGCTGCACCGGCTGCCCCGTCCACTGCGGGCGCGAGGTGTACCTGCCGGATGACCAGCCCGAGACCGGAGACGAGCGGTCCGCGTACGCCCTGACCGCCGCGACGGAGCCTGCCGAGGGTGCTCCTGCGACGGCGGAGACTCCGCCTTCCGACGGCCGCGCGGAGGCAGGTCAGAAGCGCCGCAAGGTGAAGGGGCCGGAGCTGGAGACCCTCGTGCTGCTCGGCCCCAACCTCGAGAACGCAGACCTGAACGAGATCATCCGCTGGAACTACCAGCTGGACGAGCTGGGCATGGACTCCATCTCCACCGGCGGCACCATCGCCTTTGCCATGGAGCTGAACGAGAAGGGGTTGTGGGAGAACGGCCTCCGCTTCGGCGAGGTCAAGAACCTGCCGCAGCTCTTCGACGACATCGCCCACCGGCGGGGCATCGGCGACCTGCTGGCCGAGGGCAGCCGCCGCCTGGCCCAGCGGTTCGGCGGGATGGGCTTCGCCATGCAGGTGAAGGGGCTGGAGCTGCCGGCATACGAGCCCCGGGCGGCAGTCGGCCAGGGGCTGGGCTACGCCGTCTCCAACCGGGGCGGCTGCCACCTGAACGCCGGGTACCTGGCGGTGCTGGAGGGCCTGGGGCTCGAGATGGATCCCCACACCCCCCGGGCCAAGGCAGCCCTCACGATCCTGATGCAGGACCTGATGGAGGCCATCTCGGCGGCCGGCAACTGCCTCTTCAGCTCCTACAACGTCTTCCCCGCCGCGCTGCTGAACCGGCCCAACGGGTGGCTCACCCGGGCGGTCAACCGGGTCCTGCCCTGGCTGGGCGGCCCGGTGGCGCTGCTCCACCGGATGCGCTGGCTGCCGGTCCACCTGCCCGGGCTGCCCGTCACCCGCTCCCTGGCCGCGGTGACCGGCATGAGGATGGACCTGGGGCGGCTGAAGGCCATCGGCGAGCGCGGGTACAACCTGGAGCGGCTGGTCAACACCCGCCTGGGGGTGACGGCGGCCGACGACGACCTGCCGGAGCGGTTGAAGTCCGTCGAGCAGGTGCCCGGCGACCCCCGCACCCGGGTGCCGCTGGAGCCGATGAAACGGCAGTACTACCGGCTGCGGGGCTGGACGCCCGACGGCGTGCCGACGCCGGCCCTGCTGCGCCGGCTGCGCATCCAGTAG
- a CDS encoding radical SAM protein: MRSQPIPPPVRAPFDFDLRPLVVIWEVTRACALACRHCRAEANPRRHPLELTFAEGCRLMDQVRELDPMVFVLTGGDPFMRKDLPELVRYGTSIGLRISGSPSGTRLANLTNMTRCAEAGMQRVAFSLDHADEALHDAFRGVQGSYRWTMEGIDAAKRAGMEVQIGTTVSRHNWRNLAQIAAKVAEIGVALWSVFFLIPTGRGQLSDMLSPEEHEEVMEWLAEYSRTAPFAIKSTEGPHWRRVLLQKGITGLPTMGVNDGKGFAFISHIGDVNPSGFLPWKAGNVREESLVTIYRESEVFRLLRDPSKLKGRCGACEYRAICGGSRARAYGVYGDWLAEDPACAYVPPGYQGA; this comes from the coding sequence ATGCGCTCACAGCCGATCCCGCCGCCGGTCCGGGCGCCCTTCGACTTTGACCTGCGCCCGCTGGTCGTCATCTGGGAGGTCACCCGGGCCTGCGCGCTGGCCTGCCGCCACTGCCGGGCGGAGGCCAACCCGCGCCGGCATCCGCTGGAGCTCACCTTCGCGGAAGGCTGCCGCCTCATGGACCAGGTGCGTGAGCTGGACCCCATGGTCTTCGTGCTGACGGGCGGGGACCCGTTCATGCGCAAGGACCTGCCCGAGCTGGTCCGCTACGGCACCTCCATCGGGCTGCGCATCTCCGGCAGCCCCAGCGGCACGCGCCTCGCCAACCTCACCAACATGACCCGGTGCGCCGAGGCCGGCATGCAGCGGGTGGCCTTCAGCCTCGACCACGCGGATGAGGCGCTGCATGACGCCTTCCGGGGCGTGCAGGGCTCCTACCGCTGGACGATGGAGGGGATCGACGCCGCCAAGCGGGCCGGCATGGAGGTGCAGATCGGAACCACCGTCTCCCGCCACAACTGGCGGAACCTGGCGCAGATCGCCGCGAAGGTGGCCGAGATCGGCGTGGCGCTCTGGTCGGTCTTCTTCCTGATCCCCACCGGCCGGGGGCAGCTCTCCGACATGCTGAGCCCCGAGGAGCACGAGGAGGTCATGGAGTGGCTGGCCGAGTACAGCCGCACCGCACCCTTCGCCATCAAGTCCACCGAGGGTCCGCACTGGCGCCGGGTCCTGCTGCAGAAGGGGATCACCGGCCTGCCCACCATGGGCGTCAACGACGGCAAGGGCTTCGCCTTCATCTCCCACATCGGCGACGTGAACCCCTCGGGCTTCCTGCCCTGGAAGGCCGGGAACGTGCGGGAGGAGTCGCTGGTGACCATCTACCGGGAGTCGGAGGTGTTCCGCCTGCTGCGGGACCCCTCGAAGCTCAAGGGCCGGTGCGGCGCCTGCGAGTACCGCGCGATCTGCGGCGGATCCCGGGCCAGAGCCTACGGCGTGTACGGGGACTGGCTGGCCGAGGATCCCGCCTGCGCCTACGTGCCGCCGGGGTATCAGGGCGCCTGA
- a CDS encoding 4Fe-4S dicluster domain-containing protein has translation MTTQLGFHVDMEKCIGCKACEAACKDFYQLPPEIRWRRVRSFEMGEFPKALRVHLSLACNHCEDPACMKGCPVEAYTKREKDGLVIHDPTACIGCQYCTWTCPYGVPQFDPAQGVVSKCNGCYELVDQGQLPRCVQSCLTGALSFGERDQHESTKRQAVREAPGFPDPGITRPSTRFAWPKKGPQPETQVRVAPPVEGHAADAQARQQVTEARPVTAASGAAALAASGSAKEGR, from the coding sequence ATGACCACACAGCTCGGCTTCCACGTCGACATGGAGAAGTGCATCGGCTGCAAGGCGTGCGAGGCGGCCTGCAAGGACTTCTACCAGCTGCCGCCCGAGATCCGCTGGCGCCGGGTGCGCTCCTTTGAGATGGGCGAGTTCCCCAAGGCCCTGCGGGTTCACCTGAGCCTGGCCTGCAACCACTGCGAGGACCCCGCCTGCATGAAAGGCTGCCCCGTCGAGGCCTACACCAAGCGGGAGAAGGACGGCCTGGTGATCCACGATCCCACCGCCTGTATCGGCTGCCAGTACTGCACCTGGACCTGCCCTTACGGGGTGCCCCAGTTCGACCCGGCGCAGGGCGTGGTCTCCAAGTGCAACGGCTGCTACGAGCTGGTTGACCAGGGGCAGCTGCCCCGCTGCGTGCAGTCGTGCCTGACCGGGGCGCTCAGCTTCGGCGAGCGGGACCAGCACGAGTCCACGAAGCGCCAGGCGGTGCGGGAGGCCCCGGGTTTCCCCGATCCTGGCATCACCCGGCCCTCGACCCGTTTCGCCTGGCCGAAGAAGGGGCCGCAGCCTGAGACCCAGGTTCGGGTGGCGCCGCCGGTCGAAGGGCACGCGGCGGACGCGCAGGCGAGGCAGCAGGTGACGGAGGCGCGTCCGGTCACGGCGGCCTCGGGAGCGGCAGCGCTGGCCGCCTCCGGCTCGGCAAAGGAGGGACGCTAA
- a CDS encoding MoaD/ThiS family protein, protein MVTVRLFGTLRLDARQRQVAVDASTVAEALQKTAAALGLPDAGPLQAATVYVNGERAGMRTRLRDGDELYLLSPAAGG, encoded by the coding sequence GTGGTGACGGTGCGCCTCTTCGGCACGCTGCGGCTGGACGCCCGGCAGCGCCAGGTGGCTGTGGACGCCTCGACCGTGGCCGAGGCGCTGCAGAAGACCGCCGCCGCCCTGGGGCTGCCCGACGCGGGGCCGCTCCAGGCCGCGACGGTCTACGTGAACGGCGAGCGGGCGGGGATGCGCACCCGCCTGCGGGATGGCGACGAGCTCTACCTGCTCTCCCCGGCTGCGGGGGGATGA
- a CDS encoding DsbA family protein → MSKTKERRRPYRKRDNSLWWIVGIAVGATALLIVLSNISAGRLGDIIVPETILTDQELGADRNVRGSADAPVELVEFSDFRCPACMDANSVLSSYISQLVDEGTARFVHKHMLVIDRENTSLNAAEAAECAADQGYYWAFHDMLFANQPAQGTKWSRDAMKQYAKALGLDTGAFNQCMDSQKYREKVLADSAEGYGTPGITGTPSFLVNGTLLRLQRSYLEVVDAVQAAAGLSTGQAGQ, encoded by the coding sequence ATGTCCAAGACCAAGGAGCGGCGGCGCCCCTACCGGAAGCGGGACAACAGCCTCTGGTGGATCGTGGGCATCGCCGTCGGCGCCACCGCGCTGCTGATCGTGCTGAGTAACATCTCCGCCGGAAGGCTCGGCGATATCATCGTCCCGGAGACCATCCTGACCGATCAGGAGCTGGGCGCGGACCGCAACGTGCGGGGCAGCGCCGATGCACCGGTGGAGCTGGTCGAGTTCAGCGACTTCCGCTGCCCGGCCTGCATGGATGCCAACTCGGTCCTGAGCTCGTACATTTCCCAGCTGGTCGACGAGGGCACGGCCCGCTTCGTCCACAAGCACATGCTGGTAATCGACCGGGAGAACACCTCGCTGAACGCCGCGGAGGCGGCCGAGTGCGCCGCCGACCAGGGCTACTACTGGGCGTTCCACGACATGCTCTTCGCCAACCAGCCCGCCCAGGGCACGAAGTGGAGCCGGGACGCCATGAAGCAGTACGCCAAGGCGCTGGGGCTCGACACCGGGGCCTTCAACCAGTGCATGGACAGCCAGAAGTACCGCGAGAAGGTTCTGGCCGATTCGGCTGAGGGCTACGGCACGCCCGGCATCACGGGCACCCCCTCCTTCCTGGTGAACGGCACCCTGCTCAGGCTGCAGCGGAGCTACCTCGAGGTCGTCGACGCGGTGCAGGCCGCGGCGGGCCTCAGCACCGGCCAGGCGGGGCAGTAG
- a CDS encoding dimethyl sulfoxide reductase anchor subunit family protein, with translation MAEWLHEAQYSLVLFTVLMQVAIGALWVLAAADLQEAPSPDPDRARLTRLGSAILLPVAAVGMLFSTTHLGRPMLAMRALRHWETSWMSREIWMTGLFFGLIALYTLLWWWRPEVGKARRAVGVMGALAGAATILSQAMIYMIPGRPMWNHWSTLALFFGSALMLGPLAVASVQELGGAARGGRAKADQRPGAGREQRPDAGTGRRIMAGGAPEVAHRHLALTLLAAVAVYGIGLAGRVRYLADGAAAALATPGAAGKAAVGSETVRTALLLGQQVVAANGVLLGLEVALAIGVPAALAAVLWLTQRRGGGSGPRRGLLGAGLALTLVGHLAGRALFYLSGQPWF, from the coding sequence ATGGCGGAGTGGCTGCACGAAGCGCAGTACAGCCTGGTGCTCTTCACGGTTCTGATGCAGGTGGCCATCGGGGCGCTCTGGGTGCTGGCCGCGGCCGACCTGCAGGAGGCGCCGTCGCCGGACCCTGACCGGGCCCGGCTCACCCGCCTCGGCAGTGCCATTCTGCTGCCGGTGGCCGCCGTGGGCATGCTGTTCTCGACCACCCACCTGGGGCGGCCGATGCTGGCCATGCGGGCGCTGCGCCACTGGGAGACGTCCTGGATGTCCCGGGAGATCTGGATGACCGGCCTCTTCTTCGGCCTGATCGCCCTCTACACGCTCCTCTGGTGGTGGCGGCCGGAGGTCGGCAAGGCCCGGCGGGCCGTCGGGGTGATGGGCGCCCTGGCCGGCGCGGCGACCATCCTCAGCCAGGCGATGATCTACATGATCCCCGGCCGGCCGATGTGGAACCACTGGTCGACGCTGGCGCTCTTCTTCGGCTCCGCCCTGATGCTGGGTCCGCTGGCCGTGGCATCCGTGCAGGAACTCGGCGGCGCCGCCCGGGGCGGGCGGGCGAAGGCGGACCAGCGCCCCGGGGCGGGGAGGGAGCAGCGTCCCGATGCGGGTACGGGCCGGCGCATCATGGCTGGCGGTGCCCCTGAGGTGGCGCACCGCCACCTGGCCCTGACCCTGCTGGCCGCGGTCGCAGTCTACGGAATCGGCCTGGCCGGACGGGTGCGCTACCTGGCGGACGGTGCTGCCGCTGCGCTGGCCACGCCCGGGGCGGCAGGCAAGGCCGCGGTCGGCAGCGAGACCGTGCGCACCGCCCTGCTCCTCGGCCAGCAGGTGGTGGCGGCCAACGGCGTGCTGCTGGGCCTGGAGGTCGCCCTGGCGATCGGCGTTCCCGCGGCCCTGGCCGCAGTGCTCTGGCTGACGCAGCGGCGGGGCGGAGGCTCCGGGCCCAGGCGGGGGCTGCTCGGCGCCGGACTGGCCCTGACGCTGGTGGGGCACCTGGCCGGCCGGGCGCTGTTCTACCTGAGCGGGCAACCCTGGTTCTGA
- a CDS encoding molybdopterin oxidoreductase family protein: MSGGFDRRSFLKLSLAATAVAGTLGAAFAAEPGTYVSGGAAPAHVEPDTWTYSTCGFCGTGCGIEIGTKEGRPVAIRGTKGYPVNDGLLCAKGIYQWKMITAPDRGKHPMIRKGGTLVQASWDEALTAMTDKLKALLAEHGPESIACYNTGQLCMEEFYTLGKLMRAGFRTPNLDGNTRTCMASAVVGHTRSFGTDGPVGAYADIEAAEVILIAGSNMAECHPILFARVVKAVEKGARLICVDPRLTQVSRIATIALPIRPGTDVVLLNAMAHVIIREGLIDRAYIDAHTTGYAELEAHLRKYTPAYAAEICGVPAEDIEAAALLYGRAERSLSMWVMGINQSVNGTIANNCFHNLNLIQGKIGKPGCASFSITGQPAAMASREVGGSSSYPGYRAIGNAQHRAEVAALWGVDPAILPDKSPSITEIIDAILEGKIRALWVICTNPLISLPDQNRVRRALEKLELLVVQDAFATVDTAQYAHIYLPAALWAEKSGIMVNSERRLNLLKPAVAPPGEARTDFAIFLDVADRMGYGHLFPYRTTEECFEEIKRLTKGRPNDYSGATYARIEENRGLQWPIPDERSTGTPRLYADGRFNTADGKAVLWSVDPVELPEVPDGEYPFNLNSGRVQEHYHTGTKTRKVPELNHLVPTAYVELNPRDAEQLGVGYGDRVRIESRRGEIEARVVVTSQVAPGSCFVPMHFNEGPVNRLTVWAVDPFSKEPNYKQQAVRLRKA, encoded by the coding sequence ATGTCCGGCGGTTTCGACCGGCGCTCGTTCCTGAAGCTCTCGCTTGCCGCCACGGCGGTGGCGGGAACGCTGGGGGCCGCTTTCGCCGCCGAGCCCGGCACCTACGTGAGCGGCGGCGCGGCGCCGGCCCACGTCGAGCCCGACACGTGGACGTACAGCACGTGCGGCTTCTGCGGCACCGGCTGCGGCATCGAGATCGGCACGAAGGAGGGCCGGCCCGTCGCCATCCGCGGCACCAAGGGGTACCCGGTGAACGACGGGTTGCTCTGCGCCAAGGGCATCTACCAGTGGAAGATGATCACCGCGCCCGACCGGGGCAAGCACCCCATGATCCGCAAGGGCGGCACGCTGGTGCAGGCCTCGTGGGACGAGGCGCTGACGGCGATGACCGACAAGCTGAAGGCCCTGCTCGCCGAGCACGGCCCCGAATCGATCGCCTGCTACAACACCGGCCAGCTCTGCATGGAGGAGTTCTACACCCTCGGCAAGCTGATGCGGGCCGGCTTCCGCACGCCGAACCTGGACGGCAACACGCGCACCTGCATGGCCTCCGCCGTCGTTGGCCACACCCGCTCCTTCGGCACCGACGGGCCGGTGGGTGCCTACGCCGACATCGAGGCGGCCGAGGTCATCCTCATCGCCGGCTCCAACATGGCCGAGTGCCACCCGATCCTCTTCGCCCGGGTGGTGAAGGCGGTGGAGAAGGGGGCGAGGCTGATCTGCGTCGACCCCCGCCTCACCCAGGTGAGCCGCATCGCCACCATCGCCCTGCCGATCCGGCCGGGCACCGACGTGGTGCTCCTCAACGCCATGGCCCACGTGATCATCCGGGAGGGGCTCATCGACCGGGCCTACATCGATGCCCACACCACCGGCTACGCCGAGCTGGAGGCGCACCTGCGGAAGTATACCCCTGCGTATGCGGCGGAGATCTGCGGCGTCCCGGCCGAGGACATCGAGGCGGCCGCCCTGCTCTACGGCCGGGCCGAGCGCTCGCTCTCCATGTGGGTGATGGGCATCAACCAGTCGGTGAACGGCACCATCGCCAACAACTGCTTCCACAACCTGAACCTGATCCAGGGCAAGATCGGCAAGCCCGGCTGCGCCTCCTTCTCCATCACGGGACAGCCGGCGGCCATGGCCTCCCGCGAGGTGGGCGGCTCTTCCAGCTACCCGGGCTACCGGGCGATCGGCAACGCCCAGCACCGGGCCGAGGTGGCGGCACTGTGGGGGGTCGACCCGGCCATCCTGCCGGACAAGTCCCCTTCGATCACAGAGATCATCGACGCCATCCTGGAGGGGAAGATCCGGGCGCTCTGGGTGATCTGCACCAACCCGCTGATCTCGCTGCCCGACCAGAACCGGGTGCGCCGGGCCCTCGAGAAGCTGGAACTGCTGGTGGTGCAGGACGCCTTCGCCACGGTGGACACCGCCCAGTATGCCCACATCTACCTGCCCGCCGCGCTCTGGGCGGAGAAGAGCGGCATCATGGTCAACTCCGAACGGCGGCTGAACCTGCTGAAGCCGGCGGTGGCGCCCCCCGGCGAGGCCCGCACCGACTTCGCGATCTTCCTTGACGTGGCAGACCGCATGGGCTACGGCCACCTGTTCCCGTACCGTACGACCGAGGAGTGCTTCGAGGAGATCAAGCGGCTGACGAAGGGCCGGCCCAACGACTACTCGGGCGCGACCTACGCCCGCATCGAGGAGAACCGGGGGCTGCAGTGGCCCATACCGGACGAGCGTTCCACCGGCACGCCCCGGCTCTACGCCGACGGCCGCTTCAATACCGCCGACGGGAAGGCCGTGCTCTGGTCGGTGGACCCCGTGGAGCTGCCCGAGGTCCCCGACGGCGAGTACCCCTTCAATCTGAACAGCGGCCGGGTGCAGGAGCACTACCACACCGGCACCAAGACCCGCAAGGTCCCCGAGCTGAACCACCTGGTGCCTACGGCCTACGTGGAGCTGAACCCGCGTGACGCCGAGCAGCTCGGCGTCGGCTACGGCGACCGGGTGCGCATCGAGAGCCGGCGGGGCGAGATCGAGGCCAGGGTGGTGGTCACCTCCCAGGTCGCGCCGGGCTCGTGCTTCGTCCCCATGCACTTCAACGAGGGCCCCGTGAACCGGCTCACCGTCTGGGCGGTCGACCCGTTCTCCAAGGAGCCCAACTACAAGCAGCAGGCCGTGCGGCTGCGCAAGGCGTAA
- a CDS encoding iron-containing alcohol dehydrogenase, with protein MIPRYYEFYNPVKVLSGESALENLPYELEHLQASRPMLLTNRELTQVGLTGLVEDALRSGGLTFAARFEEIPPDSSVHVVNAAGRAFREARCDAIVALGGGSVIDTAKGLRVLIGQETDDIMHYMGADILKPRRHVPFAVIPTTAGTGSEATLVAVIAHPERQVKMEFVSHHLLPDLAVLDPRMTRSLPPRLTASTGVDALVHAIEAYTCIQRNPLSDAYAWAAIELIREYLPRAVANGQDVEARLAMANAALMAGAAFSNSMVGLVHAIGHACGGVSRVAHGDAMAILLPHVMAYNLDVLHERYGRLLLPLAGPEVYAATPAAERGAKAVAVVRDFTQRLSQACGLPLRLREVGVTEDALSAIARTAINDGALLMNPKEAELDDVLQILHQAF; from the coding sequence GTGATCCCGCGCTACTACGAGTTCTACAACCCCGTGAAGGTGCTCTCCGGCGAGAGCGCCCTGGAGAACCTGCCGTATGAACTGGAGCACCTGCAGGCGTCCCGGCCGATGCTGCTCACCAACCGCGAGCTGACGCAGGTCGGGCTGACCGGCCTGGTTGAGGACGCCCTCCGCAGCGGCGGACTCACCTTTGCCGCCCGGTTCGAGGAGATCCCTCCGGACTCGTCGGTCCACGTGGTCAACGCGGCGGGCCGCGCCTTCCGGGAGGCCCGCTGCGATGCCATCGTCGCCCTGGGCGGCGGCTCGGTCATCGACACGGCCAAGGGGCTGCGGGTCCTCATCGGCCAGGAGACCGACGACATCATGCACTACATGGGTGCCGACATCCTGAAGCCCAGGCGGCACGTGCCTTTCGCCGTGATCCCCACCACCGCCGGCACGGGCTCCGAGGCCACCCTGGTGGCGGTCATCGCCCACCCCGAGCGGCAGGTGAAGATGGAGTTCGTCTCCCACCACCTCCTGCCCGACCTGGCGGTCCTCGACCCCCGCATGACCCGGTCGCTGCCGCCCCGCCTGACGGCGTCCACCGGCGTGGACGCCCTGGTCCACGCCATCGAGGCCTACACCTGCATCCAGCGGAACCCCCTCAGCGACGCGTACGCCTGGGCGGCGATCGAGCTCATCCGGGAGTACCTGCCGCGGGCAGTGGCCAACGGCCAGGACGTGGAGGCCCGGCTGGCCATGGCCAACGCCGCCCTCATGGCCGGCGCCGCCTTCTCCAACTCCATGGTCGGGCTGGTGCACGCCATCGGCCACGCCTGCGGCGGCGTGAGCCGGGTGGCCCACGGCGACGCCATGGCGATCCTGCTGCCCCACGTGATGGCGTACAACCTCGACGTCCTCCACGAGCGCTACGGGCGGCTGCTCCTCCCGCTGGCGGGACCCGAGGTCTACGCCGCGACGCCTGCGGCCGAACGCGGCGCCAAGGCCGTCGCCGTGGTCCGGGACTTCACGCAGCGGCTCAGCCAGGCCTGCGGGCTGCCGCTCCGCCTCCGCGAGGTGGGGGTGACGGAGGACGCCCTCTCGGCGATCGCCCGCACCGCCATCAACGACGGGGCACTGCTGATGAACCCCAAGGAGGCCGAGCTCGACGACGTGCTGCAGATCCTGCACCAGGCCTTCTGA